In the genome of Leguminivora glycinivorella isolate SPB_JAAS2020 chromosome 21, LegGlyc_1.1, whole genome shotgun sequence, one region contains:
- the LOC125237570 gene encoding facilitated trehalose transporter Tret1-like has translation MFSPEIKQSWAVSGILLNMLAQGMILSFSAVLLSGLKADDSTIKTDLETMSWLASVVGMACFPGFLISALLMELLGRKISQILVILPAMLGWLLIYFAKDVTTLMVGRFLGGFTAGASLTLGAVIIGEYTSPQLRGMFLNLKTAGVCVGNSLVHVLGHFYTWRTIAMFGLIPYIISFGIICTWPESPTWLAARFNFNRSEKAWLWLRGNDQNSRIEYENMANAQKQRFSETREKTSVQKHVVIFLQKFTRKDFLKPLFIILIGAILLEACGRHIFPAYALEIIEEITGDKTKTLYYTLIIDLITSLSATFSSALVRMLKRRILLFVTGGASLVILIAICTYLYLTDIDVISKDRAWMPLSMFMLYFLLANLGCTPIPLALLGEVFPVAHRGAGSAISGLILATCLMVGLKITPAMLATFKVYGTFAIFGVVLGFSLIVIYFILPETKDRTLQEIEDYFNHGRFSDKKVCGNDEENTTMFKD, from the exons ATGTTTTCACCAGAAATCAAGCAG TCATGGGCGGTATCAGGGATCCTCCTGAACATGCTGGCACAAGGCATGATCCTCAGTTTCTCCGCTGTTCTGCTGTCGGGGCTGAAGGCTGATGACTCCACCATCAAGACTGACTTGGAAACCATGTCTTGGCTTG cttCTGTGGTGGGCATGGCGTGCTTCCCCGGTTTTCTGATTTCCGCTCTCCTCATGGAGCTGCTTGGCCGTAAGATCTCACAAATCCTGGTGATCCTACCGGCGATGTTAGGCTGGCTTCTCATTTACTTCGCCAAGGATGTAACCACCCTCATGGTTGGCAGGTTCCTCGGAGGATTCACTGCTGGAGCGAGCCTCACTTTAGGAGCCGTCATCATCGGGGAGTACACCAGCCCACAACTCCGGGGCATGTTCCTAAACCTCAAGACTGCTGGCGTCTGCGTAGGCAATAGCCTTGTTCATGTTCTAGGCCATTTCTATACTTGGAGAACTATTGCAATGTTCGGACTAATCCCCTATATCATTTCTTTCGGGATTATCTGCACCTGGCCAGAAAGCCCGACGTGGTTAGCCGCCAGATTTAATTTTAATCGGAGTGAAAAGGCATGGTTGTGGCTGCGAGGTAATGACCAAAATTCTAGAATCGAGTACGAAAACATGGCCAATGCTCAAAAGCAAAGGTTTTCTGAAACACGAGAGAAAACCAGCGTCCAAAAACACGTAGTAATCTTTTTGCAGAAGTTCACCCGAAAGGATTTTCTGAAACCCCTGTTCATAATACTCATAGGTGCTATTTTGCTCGAAGCATGTGGAAGGCACATTTTTCCGGCCTACGCTTTGGAGATCATTGAAGAAATCACAGGAGATAAGACTAAAACATTATACTACACGTTAATAATAGACCTGATTACGTCATTAAGTGCCACATTCTCGTCTGCGCTGGTCCGTATGTTGAAAAGACGTATATTACTCTTTGTTACTGGTGGAGCATCTTTAGTGATATTAATTGCtatatgtacttacttatatCTCACTGACATAGACGTGATATCCAAAGACCGAGCTTGGATGCCTTTATCCATGTTTATGCTGTACTTCTTGCTAGCAAACTTGGGGTGTACTCCTATACCTCTGGCGTTGCTTGGTGAGGTGTTCCCGGTCGCACATAGAGGAGCAGGTTCTGCAATATCAGGGTTGATATTAGCCACCTGTCTCATGGTAGGTTTAAAGATCACCCCTGCGATGCTAGCAACTTTCAAAGTGTATGGAACTTTTGCTATCTTCGGCGTAGTTTTGGGATTCTCTCTAATAGTAATTTACTTCATTCTTCCCGAAACTAAAGATAGAACGTTGCAGGAGATTGAAGATTACTTTAACCATGGACGGTTCAGTGATAAGAAAGTTTGCGGGAATGATGAGGAGAATACTACCATGTTTAAGGATTGA
- the LOC125237312 gene encoding procathepsin L-like, translating to MYTFLIIVLNLSLIRSELHLNETVYKIKYLLQNRHKKCIDSNTDDFLNKAISFFHKTDNYGEFLKTVNVSGCGDGEYSASYVKEHIVDGLLTNHNVPESHWHEYKAVYNKEFESPHHETAALQKWRQNLRRVASHNQGYVSGKHSYSVHLNHFGDLAPVEYAAKILKLKETPHLFDPAHDPFRRDFHKHIHKRAPRQVDWRAAGFKPAREQQYKCGACYAFAVAHALQAQLYKRHGDWSELSPQQIIDCSYPDGNEGCDGGSLNAAMRYVAREGLIMEKFYPYKGKKGRCHYSRLLVRARPRRWALLPPGDEDAMELALAAIGPLAVAVNAAPFTFQLYKGGVYDDLFCTPWHLNHAMLLVGYTQEYWILLNWWGKNWGEDGYMRIRRGFNRCGVANMAAYVQL from the exons atGTACACTTTCCTTATAATCGTACTAAATCTATCTTTAATACGTTCAGAGTTACATTTAAACGAAACAgtgtacaaaataaaatatctactaCAAAATCGTCACAAAAAATGTATAGATAGTAACACagatgattttttaaataaagcaaTAAGTTTTTTTCATAAGACGGATAATTATGGAGAATTCTTGAAGACTGTCAATGTGAGTGGGTGTGGGGATGGTGAATATAGTGCTAGTTATGTTAAGGAGCACATTGTTGACGGCCTTTTGACTAATCATAATGTTCCTGAGTCGCATTGGCATGAATATAAG GCAGTATACAATAAGGAGTTTGAGTCCCCTCACCACGAGACGGCGGCACTGCAGAAGTGGCGACAGAATTTACGAAGAGTCGCTTCACATAATCAAGGATATGTCTCTGGAAAACATAGTTATTCGGTGCATTTAAACCATTTTGGAGACCTT GCTCCAGTAGAATACGCTGCAAAGATTCTGAAGCTGAAAGAAACTCCGCACCTCTTCGATCCTGCGCACGACCCTTTCAGACGAGATTTCCATAAACATATCCACAAGAGAGCTCCCAGACAG GTAGACTGGCGCGCTGCGGGGTTTAAGCCTGCGCGGGAGCAACAGTATAAATGCGGCGCATGCTATGCATTTGCTGTAGCTCATGCGTTGCAAGCGCAGCTTTACAAGCGGCACGGGGATTGGAGCGAGCTGAG CCCTCAACAGATAATTGACTGCAGCTACCCTGACGGTAACGAGGGTTGTGATGGAGGCTCCTTAAACGCTGCCATGAGATACGTCGCCAGAGAAGGCCTCATTATGGAGAAGTTCTACCCTTATAAAGGGAAG AAGGGCCGTTGTCACTACAGCAGGCTTCTCGTGAGGGCCAGACCTCGTCGTTGGGCTCTTCTACCGCCCGGAGATGAAGATGCAATGGAACTGGCTTTGGCTGCCATCGGGCCCCTTGCAGTTGCTGTTAACGCTGCACCCTTCACATTCCAACTTTATAA GGGTGGTGTGTACGATGACCTGTTTTGCACACCCTGGCACCTGAACCATGCCATGTTGCTTGTGGGTTACACCCAAGAGTACTGGATATTGCTCAACTGGTGGGGGAAGAATTGGGGGGAGGATGGGTATATGAG gatACGAAGGGGTTTCAACAGATGCGGCGTCGCTAATATGGCTGCCTATGTGCagttatga
- the LOC125237523 gene encoding transient receptor potential channel pyrexia-like has product MSTAQYNEHETVESSAEMAPLNRLPPDIAPPCHPRTYSWWPLHEAVQDRNTSKVKQLLAEGVLLTSRDRNKKTPLHLCTELYSERSDKWPNEKIILCEIISAVNRAKNKEAILENLDEKSRTPLYAAINNENIEVVKILVKGGASVDKISGTEETALHAAAQHPNMLKYFLDLNIIKNSPTLDGKIAIHYATTCNEVESVRLLLEKFGREQLMIGDCTGSTVYHIAALVDAHEIMELIDVYYKPHVDINGETPLNISAKRGNKAVTASLLKHGAALSDRGHLGITVVNQIARHFDNPVKFFDNIFNEFINFEITDLHPLMKEKRVSVNYRFLSNRDGSDMSQIKVIEELVRCGQRQLLIHPLIESLLYLKWKNILPVVYTILAIYGVFLISFNAFVVTIIYREDSKNVIKDGRNLNSTGAVCFECFEWWSWLLITLIYFSCYLLFVQECFYIYLQRHRYFVNLESWIKLNLLSLGAVVPIALGMYCSPPNWLRHLTCAVLLLSWLQAMLFLSRFPDWGYYVLMFERVSYNIFKILLTSVCLIIGFSLSFMIEYQSVSPFDGPGNSFVKTLIMMTSEFDYEDLFGKEHARELQNTKTAVQLIFVVFVVFVALILINFIIGVAVSNINDLNIRGNIRRLEKQVELQSTLGVLIYSIKKLIKFGRRHWYDTPTANSARFRFPCSNYYLSIFKDLECNIPWLVLVEESEWEFCRDIYYQSLNKELENAIIDIARNKTEKKKVDHKNNLKKKQLQAIYNSVTGMSDKSLELNCDEKDKDSPVASLCMKIHEIEHSITDTKQTIKENSNTILELEHSITHMKQTINDLKESSNKILELLINSRNPTEN; this is encoded by the exons ATGAGTACGGCTCAATACAACGAGCATGAAACTGTCGAATCCAGCGCAGAGATGGCGCCACTCAACCGCCTTCCACCCGATATCGCACCGCCATGTCATCCAAG aacctATTCTTGGTGGCCTCTACATGAAGCTGTACAAGATAGAAATACATCAAAAGTCAAGCAGTTGTTAGCAGAAGGCGTATTGCTCACCTCTCGGGACAGAAATAAGAAGACACCGTTACACTTGTGCACGGAGTTATACAGCGAGAGGAGCGATAAG TGGCCAAATGAAAAGAtaattttatgtgaaataatCTCAGCGGTTAACAGAGCCAAAAATAAAGAGGCTATTTTGGAAAACTTGGACGAGAAGAGCAGAACACCCTTATATGCGGCtataaataatgaaaacattgaGGTTGTCAAAATCCTCGTAAAAGGTGGTGCAAGTGTAGACAAGATTTCGGGAACGGAAGAAACAGCACTACATGCAGCTGCACAACATCCAAACATGTTAAAATATTTCCTGGATCTAAACATTATCAAAAACTCTCCTACACTTGATGGAAAAATTGCAATACACTATGCTACTACATGCAACGAAGTGGAATCAGTGAGATTACTCTTAGAGAAATTCGGACGAGAACAACTGATGATAGGCGATTGCACTGGCTCTACAGTTTACCATATAGCAGCGCTAGTTGACGCCCATGAAATAATGGAGTTAATAGACGtttattataaaccacatgtCGACATAAATGGAGAAACGCCTCTAAATATTTCAGCCAAAAGGGGCAATAAGGCTGTGACAGCGTCATTACTTAAACATGGAGCTGCTTTATCAGATAGGGGACACCTGGGAATAACAGTTGTTAATCAAATAGCGAGACACTTTGATAATCCTGTTAAGTTCTTTGACAATATCTTCAATGAGTTTATTAATTTCGAAATAACAGACCTTCATCCTTTGATGAAAGAAAAGAGGGTTAGTGTCAATTACCGATTCCTGTCAAATCGTGATGGTAGTGATATGAGCCAGATTAAAGTTATAGAGGAGCTGGTGAGATGTGGCCAAAGACAGCTACTCATACACCCTTTGATAGAAAGTTTGTTGTACTTGAAATGGAAAAATATATTGCCAGTAGTATACACAATACTTGCAATTTACGGAGTTTTTCTGATATCATTCAATGCTTTTGTAGTCACAATAATTTATAGAGAAGATTCTAAGAATGTCATTAAGGATGGCAGGAATTTAAACAGCACTGGTGCAGTGTGTTTTGAATGTTTCGAGTGGTGGAGTTGGTTATTGATAACATTAATATATTTTAGCTGTTACTTATTGTTCGTACAG GAATGTTTTTACATCTACCTCCAAAGACATCGTTACTTTGTGAACCTAGAATCGTGGATAAAGCTGAATTTGCTGTCTCTTGGGGCAGTTGTACCGATAGCACTTGGCATGTACTGCTCGCCTCCGAACTGGCTTCGTCACCTTACTTGTGCGGTGCTACTGCTTTCATGGCTGCAAGCCATGTTGTTCCTGTCACGGTTCCCAGATTGGGGATACTATGTACTAATGTTTGAGAGGGtttcttataatatatttaag ATTCTTCTAACATCAGTGTGTTTAATCATAGGATTCTCCTTATCCTTCATGATTGAATATCAGTCAGTTTCTCCTTTTGATGGCCCTGGCAACTCTTTCGTGAAGACACTTATTATGATGACATCAGAATTTGATTATGAAGATTTATTTGGCAAAGAGCACGCTAGAGAACTTCAGAATACGAAAACAGCTGTACAATTGATATTTGTGGTGTTTGTGGTATTCGTCGCTCTAATACTGATTAATTTTATAATAGGTGTTGCCGTTAGTAACATCAATGATTTGAATATTAGAGGAAATATCAGAAGGCTTGAAAAACAAGTAGAACTTCAAAGCACTCTCGGTGTACTTATTTACTCAAttaagaaattaattaaatttggaaGACGACATTGGTACGACACTCCTACAGCGAATTCTGCTCGCTTCAGATTTCCGTGTTCAAACTATTACTTATCCATATTCAAGGACTTAGAATGCAATATACCATGGCTTGTTCTTGTTGAAGAAAGTGAATGGGAATTTTGCAGGGACATATATTACCAATCGCTTAATAAAGAATTAGAAAATGCTATAATCGATATAGCTAGAAATAAAACAGAAAAGAAGAAAGTGGATCATAAAAATAATCTAAAGAAAAAGCAATTACAAGCAATATACAATTCAGTAACTGGCATGTCAGACAAAAGTCTAGAGTTAAATTGCGATGAAAAGGATAAAGATTCGCCTGTGGCGTCCCTATGTATGAAAATACATGAGATAGAACATTCAATTACAGATACGAAACAGACTATAAAGGAAAATAGTAATACGATTTTAGAATTAGAACATtcaattacacatatgaaacaGACTATAAACGATTTAAAGGAAAGTAGTAATAAGATTTTAGAATTGTTGATAAATTCAAGAAACCCTACTGAAAACTGA